The window CGGATGCCGGCGACGAAGCGGTCCACCTGCTGGGTCAGGTGGTCGATGTCCCCGGCCATTTGCTCCGCGGCCTGCTGCACCTCGCCGGCGTTCTCGCCGGTCGTGCGCGCGATCTGGCGCACTTCCGCGATGTTTTCCGCGACCCGCTCCGCGTTTTCGGCCGCCGTGGAGATGTTCTGCGAAATCTCGCTGGCGGAAGCGATCTGCTCCTCTACCGATGACGACATGGTCGTCGCGATCTCGTTGATTTCGCTGATTACATTGGAGATGTCGCCGATCGCCGAGACGGCCTCGCCGGTCGCCGACTGGATTTCCTCCACGTAGGTCTGGACCTCCTGCGTGGCGTTGCCGGTTTGCTTGGCGAGCGACTTCACCTCGTCGGCCACCACGGCGAAGCCCTTGCCGGCCTCGCCGGCGCGCGCCGCTTCGATCGTGGCGTTCAAGGCCAGCAGGTTGGTCTTCTCCGCGATCTCGTTGATCAGGGTCACGGCCTCGCCGATCTTGTTGGCCGACTGGTTGAGCCGGTCCATCGTCTGCGAGGTGTGCTGGGCGCGTTCGCTGGCCTGGTTGGCCACCTCCGACGAGCGCGAGATGTGCTGACCCACTTCGTTGAGACTTGTGGACAACTCCTGCGCCGCCGAGGCCACGGAGCGTACGCTCTTCGAGGCCTCGTCGGCCGATTCGGCGACAGAACCCGCGTTGCGCTCGGCGCGCTCGGAGTTGTGCGACATCGTCCCGGCGGTTTGGGTGAGTTGGCTGGAGGCGGAAGCGACGCGGTCGATGAGGCCGCGCACTTCGTGCTCGAAGCTGTCGGCCAGCTTGCGCCGGGTTTCCCGGCGCTGCTCGGCCATTTCGCGTTCGCGCTGGGCTTCCGCCTCGCGGCGGCGCTGGTTCTCCGCCAGGCTGTCGCGGAACACATCCAGCGCGGCGGCCATGCGGCCGAGTTCGTCGCCGCGTTCGCGCGCGGGCACCTCGGCACTCAGGTCACCCTCCGAGAACTGCTGCATGATCGAGGTCATGCGCACAACCGGCCGCGAAATCGTCCTGCCCACCAGCCAGCTCGCCAGCACGCCCACGAGCAGCAGTAGCGGCGGGGCCGTCATCATCAGGGTGCGCTGGGTTTCGGCGCCGCCAATCGCGGCGGTGGCGCGCTCGCTGCCGCGCTGAAGCTCCAGCTTGCGGAAGCGCCGCAGGGATTGCAGCACCTCCTCGAACGAGGCCGCCGCGCTCTTGGTGTACTGCGCCCCGAAGCTCGGGTTGCTGCGCACGCGCTCCACCGCGTTGTTCACGTTCTGGAAGAAGGAATTCAGCGGCTTCTTCGTTTCTTCCAGGATCGTACGTTGCTCGCCGGTCATGTCCATGCCGCGCAAGCGCTGCACGGTCTCCTGGAAGTCCGTCTTCGTCGCGTTGACGTTCTTCAGCGACCGCTTGAGCGGCTTTTCGGCCCCCATGAGACCGAAGCTCGTCGTCTGGTACAGCGCGCCCTTCAGCTTTTCGCCGGAGGTCACCATGCGGTTGACCAGATCGATCCGGTCGAAGGCGATGGTCTGGAATTGCTTCATCGCGACGACGTTGGAGTCCGCCGCGCGCACGGCGAGCAGCGCGAACA is drawn from Limimonas halophila and contains these coding sequences:
- a CDS encoding methyl-accepting chemotaxis protein, with amino-acid sequence MFSKLRIGAKVVAAPAIMAALFAVFALLAVRAADSNVVAMKQFQTIAFDRIDLVNRMVTSGEKLKGALYQTTSFGLMGAEKPLKRSLKNVNATKTDFQETVQRLRGMDMTGEQRTILEETKKPLNSFFQNVNNAVERVRSNPSFGAQYTKSAAASFEEVLQSLRRFRKLELQRGSERATAAIGGAETQRTLMMTAPPLLLLVGVLASWLVGRTISRPVVRMTSIMQQFSEGDLSAEVPARERGDELGRMAAALDVFRDSLAENQRRREAEAQREREMAEQRRETRRKLADSFEHEVRGLIDRVASASSQLTQTAGTMSHNSERAERNAGSVAESADEASKSVRSVASAAQELSTSLNEVGQHISRSSEVANQASERAQHTSQTMDRLNQSANKIGEAVTLINEIAEKTNLLALNATIEAARAGEAGKGFAVVADEVKSLAKQTGNATQEVQTYVEEIQSATGEAVSAIGDISNVISEINEIATTMSSSVEEQIASASEISQNISTAAENAERVAENIAEVRQIARTTGENAGEVQQAAEQMAGDIDHLTQQVDRFVAGIREGGESEAAA